The Rhopalosiphum maidis isolate BTI-1 chromosome 1, ASM367621v3, whole genome shotgun sequence genome has a segment encoding these proteins:
- the LOC113560506 gene encoding cell division cycle protein 27 homolog isoform X1 → MIIQEPIQAAIWHCLNHYAYSDAIFLAERLCAEFDSDESIYLLATCYYRSGKPSQAYTILSGKKIVSEKCKFLLARCCVDLHKLSEAETVLTGNVGDLISSSSCSSFIETIISDYGDSAPFALQLISHIWWRSERSHLAAEACRKALYLNPFLWQSFQDLCDRGVKPDPEPTKIFRVDNLENFNKCLGSNSHVNSTPLSTYNLSYESINTFNSSTPAQKMVNMSVPSSNSSISSGIQPFTPDMNNAKAIFVRPLGRKVKVINENAYSPLTPSFGVFPLENSDNLSVCSSQSMVLVPSATLNETNDQKFISKRSSKPVFSQSGNTSNINNLGTQQITMPSSPMSHVVRRSSRIITNNCSVKENTKSPNKKFASPKSATRKIKSGLIPKKSVFADITERHPKERGVMEVETLTLAQQALNLQKKTTEGLLSLLRDIGIAYLQLSKFNCKKAIQLFQSLPPRQYKTGFVLSMIGKAYCEQSDYLQSIKYFSEVKEHEPYRDTLMELYSTSLWHQQKEVALSALAQDMTALDRNSSSTWCVVGNCFSLQKEHQTAIKYFQRAIQVNPDFPYAYALLGNEYLVTEELEKAITCFQKAVKLDPRHYKSWYGIGAIYQKQERYELAEMHYKRALRINHSSALIMCHIAVVQNSMDKPDQALHTLHIALTLEPKHPMCKYQRAQIYSKLGKLPEALYELEELKEIVPKESLVYFLTGKVHKKLGNIHLALMNFNRATDLDPKGASNQIKEAIDPTNNQSPLDDSDDP, encoded by the exons aTGATTATTCAAGAACCCATCCAA GCTGCAATTTGGCattgtttaaatcattatGCTTATTCAGATGCAATATTCCTTGCAGAAAGATTATGTGCAGaat ttgattCAGATGAAAGTATCTATTTATTGGCTACTTGTTATTATCGATCGGGTAAACCATCTCAAGCATACACAATTCtgagtggaaaaaaaatagtgtcagaaaaatgcaaatttctaCTAGCCCGTTGTTGTGTTGATCTTCACAA GTTGTCTGAAGCAGAAACTGTGTTAACTGGTAATGTAGGTGATTTAATATCATCTTCATCGTGCTCATCTTTTATTGAAACCATAATTTCTGATTATGGCGACAGTGCTCCATTTGCTTTGCAACTAATAAGTCACATTTGGTGGCGTTCTGAAAGATCACATTTAGCTGCAGAGGCTTGCCGGAAGGCTCTGTATTTAAATCCTTTTTTATGGCAATCATTCCAAGACCTATGTGACAGAGGTGTTAAACCTGATCCTGAacccactaaaatatttagg gtGGATAACTTAGAGAACTTTAATAAATGCCTAGGTTCAAATTCTCATGTCAATTCAACGCCTTTATCAACCTATAATCTTTCATATGAATCAATAAATACGTTTAATAG TAGTACACCAGCTCAAAAAATGGTTAACATGTCTGTACCTAGTAGTAATAGTTCAATATCCAGTGGTATACAACCATTTACACCTGATATGAATAATGCTAAAGCAATATTTGTTCGACCATTAGGAAGAAAAGTAAAAGTGATTAATGAAAATGCTTATAGCCCATTGACACCAAG ttttggaGTATTCCCCCTAGAAAATTCAGATAATTTGTCTGTTTGTTCATCCCAATCAATGGTTTTAGTTCCTTCAGCTACATTAAATGAAACGAATGATCAGAAATTCATATCAAAAAGA AGTTCTAAACCAGTGTTTAGTCAGTCAGGGAATACaagtaatattaacaatttaggCACACAACAAATAACTATGCCTTCAAGTCCTATGTCACATGTTGTAAGACGTAGTAGTCGAATAATCACCAATAATTGTTCGGTCAag gaAAATACTAAGAGTCCAAATAAAAAGTTTGCTAGCCCTAAATCGGCCacacgtaaaataaaaagtggaTTGATTCCCAAAAAGTCAGTTTTTGCTGATATCACTGAAAGACATCCAAAAGAGCGCGGAGTAATGGAAGTAGAAACATTGACACTTGCTCAACAAGctcttaatttacaaaaaaaaactacag aaggACTTTTGTCTTTACTAAGAGATATTGGAATAGCATACTtgcaattatcaaaatttaattgtaaaaaggCAATCCAATTATTTCAAAGTTTACCACCACGACAATATAAAACTGGTTTTGTATTGTCAATGATTGGAAAAGCATATTGTGAACAGTCTGATTACTTACAatcaataaa aTATTTTAGCGAAGTCAAAGAACATGAACCATACAGGGATACGTTAATGGAACTTTATAGTACATCTTTGTGGCATCAACAGAAAGAGGTTGCTTTATCTGCTTTAGCACAAGATATGACAGCTTTAGATAGAAATTCTTCATCTACATGGTGTGTCGTTGGTAATTGCTTTTCTTTGCAAAAAGAACACCAAactgcaataaaatattttcaaagagCAATACAA gtGAATCCAGATTTTCCATATGCATATGCACTTTTAGGTAATGAGTATTTAGTCACTGAAGAATTGGAAAAAGCTATTACTTGTTTCCAGAAAGCTGTCAAATTAGATCCAAGACATTACAAAtcttg gtatgGAATTGGTgctatttatcaaaaacaagAACGGTATGAATTAGCTGAAATGCATTATAAACGAGCTCTTAGAATAAATCATAGTAGTGCTTTAATCATGTGTCATATTGCagtt gtacaaaataGTATGGACAAGCCTGACCAAGCGTTACATACTTTACATATAGCTTTAACGTTAGAACCTAAACATCCAATGTGTAAATATCAACGAGCACAAATTTACTCTAAACTTGGTAAATTACCAGAAGCATTGTatgaattagaagaattgaAAGAAATTGTGCCAAAGGAATCTCTAGTCTATTTTTTAACTGGAAAa gtacataaaaaactAGGCAATATACATTTGGCATTAATGAACTTTAATAGAGCAACTGACTTAGATCCAAAAGGGGCCAGTAATCAAATTAAAGAAGCAATAGATCCGACAAATAATCAATCACCATTGGATGATTCAG atgaccCTTGA
- the LOC113560506 gene encoding cell division cycle protein 27 homolog isoform X2 yields MIIQEPIQAAIWHCLNHYAYSDAIFLAERLCAEFDSDESIYLLATCYYRSGKPSQAYTILSGKKIVSEKCKFLLARCCVDLHKLSEAETVLTGNVGDLISSSSCSSFIETIISDYGDSAPFALQLISHIWWRSERSHLAAEACRKALYLNPFLWQSFQDLCDRGVKPDPEPTKIFRVDNLENFNKCLGSNSHVNSTPLSTYNLSYESINTFNSTPAQKMVNMSVPSSNSSISSGIQPFTPDMNNAKAIFVRPLGRKVKVINENAYSPLTPSFGVFPLENSDNLSVCSSQSMVLVPSATLNETNDQKFISKRSSKPVFSQSGNTSNINNLGTQQITMPSSPMSHVVRRSSRIITNNCSVKENTKSPNKKFASPKSATRKIKSGLIPKKSVFADITERHPKERGVMEVETLTLAQQALNLQKKTTEGLLSLLRDIGIAYLQLSKFNCKKAIQLFQSLPPRQYKTGFVLSMIGKAYCEQSDYLQSIKYFSEVKEHEPYRDTLMELYSTSLWHQQKEVALSALAQDMTALDRNSSSTWCVVGNCFSLQKEHQTAIKYFQRAIQVNPDFPYAYALLGNEYLVTEELEKAITCFQKAVKLDPRHYKSWYGIGAIYQKQERYELAEMHYKRALRINHSSALIMCHIAVVQNSMDKPDQALHTLHIALTLEPKHPMCKYQRAQIYSKLGKLPEALYELEELKEIVPKESLVYFLTGKVHKKLGNIHLALMNFNRATDLDPKGASNQIKEAIDPTNNQSPLDDSDDP; encoded by the exons aTGATTATTCAAGAACCCATCCAA GCTGCAATTTGGCattgtttaaatcattatGCTTATTCAGATGCAATATTCCTTGCAGAAAGATTATGTGCAGaat ttgattCAGATGAAAGTATCTATTTATTGGCTACTTGTTATTATCGATCGGGTAAACCATCTCAAGCATACACAATTCtgagtggaaaaaaaatagtgtcagaaaaatgcaaatttctaCTAGCCCGTTGTTGTGTTGATCTTCACAA GTTGTCTGAAGCAGAAACTGTGTTAACTGGTAATGTAGGTGATTTAATATCATCTTCATCGTGCTCATCTTTTATTGAAACCATAATTTCTGATTATGGCGACAGTGCTCCATTTGCTTTGCAACTAATAAGTCACATTTGGTGGCGTTCTGAAAGATCACATTTAGCTGCAGAGGCTTGCCGGAAGGCTCTGTATTTAAATCCTTTTTTATGGCAATCATTCCAAGACCTATGTGACAGAGGTGTTAAACCTGATCCTGAacccactaaaatatttagg gtGGATAACTTAGAGAACTTTAATAAATGCCTAGGTTCAAATTCTCATGTCAATTCAACGCCTTTATCAACCTATAATCTTTCATATGAATCAATAAATACGTTTAATAG TACACCAGCTCAAAAAATGGTTAACATGTCTGTACCTAGTAGTAATAGTTCAATATCCAGTGGTATACAACCATTTACACCTGATATGAATAATGCTAAAGCAATATTTGTTCGACCATTAGGAAGAAAAGTAAAAGTGATTAATGAAAATGCTTATAGCCCATTGACACCAAG ttttggaGTATTCCCCCTAGAAAATTCAGATAATTTGTCTGTTTGTTCATCCCAATCAATGGTTTTAGTTCCTTCAGCTACATTAAATGAAACGAATGATCAGAAATTCATATCAAAAAGA AGTTCTAAACCAGTGTTTAGTCAGTCAGGGAATACaagtaatattaacaatttaggCACACAACAAATAACTATGCCTTCAAGTCCTATGTCACATGTTGTAAGACGTAGTAGTCGAATAATCACCAATAATTGTTCGGTCAag gaAAATACTAAGAGTCCAAATAAAAAGTTTGCTAGCCCTAAATCGGCCacacgtaaaataaaaagtggaTTGATTCCCAAAAAGTCAGTTTTTGCTGATATCACTGAAAGACATCCAAAAGAGCGCGGAGTAATGGAAGTAGAAACATTGACACTTGCTCAACAAGctcttaatttacaaaaaaaaactacag aaggACTTTTGTCTTTACTAAGAGATATTGGAATAGCATACTtgcaattatcaaaatttaattgtaaaaaggCAATCCAATTATTTCAAAGTTTACCACCACGACAATATAAAACTGGTTTTGTATTGTCAATGATTGGAAAAGCATATTGTGAACAGTCTGATTACTTACAatcaataaa aTATTTTAGCGAAGTCAAAGAACATGAACCATACAGGGATACGTTAATGGAACTTTATAGTACATCTTTGTGGCATCAACAGAAAGAGGTTGCTTTATCTGCTTTAGCACAAGATATGACAGCTTTAGATAGAAATTCTTCATCTACATGGTGTGTCGTTGGTAATTGCTTTTCTTTGCAAAAAGAACACCAAactgcaataaaatattttcaaagagCAATACAA gtGAATCCAGATTTTCCATATGCATATGCACTTTTAGGTAATGAGTATTTAGTCACTGAAGAATTGGAAAAAGCTATTACTTGTTTCCAGAAAGCTGTCAAATTAGATCCAAGACATTACAAAtcttg gtatgGAATTGGTgctatttatcaaaaacaagAACGGTATGAATTAGCTGAAATGCATTATAAACGAGCTCTTAGAATAAATCATAGTAGTGCTTTAATCATGTGTCATATTGCagtt gtacaaaataGTATGGACAAGCCTGACCAAGCGTTACATACTTTACATATAGCTTTAACGTTAGAACCTAAACATCCAATGTGTAAATATCAACGAGCACAAATTTACTCTAAACTTGGTAAATTACCAGAAGCATTGTatgaattagaagaattgaAAGAAATTGTGCCAAAGGAATCTCTAGTCTATTTTTTAACTGGAAAa gtacataaaaaactAGGCAATATACATTTGGCATTAATGAACTTTAATAGAGCAACTGACTTAGATCCAAAAGGGGCCAGTAATCAAATTAAAGAAGCAATAGATCCGACAAATAATCAATCACCATTGGATGATTCAG atgaccCTTGA
- the LOC113548239 gene encoding rab-like protein 6 isoform X1, translating to MFSTLKRLANKTVDKDTTVNTTTHPKSLSQDLQRSFSKGIQYNLKLVIKGDRNVGKTCLWNRLQGKPFLANYEETDEIQVAHIQWNYKNTEDIVKVEVWDVVDKGKRRPLTSSKSCDVLKTEHDKVKLSPVPIEDTPVLDAELVDVYRRTNGVLLVLDITKRWTLDYVYNELPKIPDNIPVLVLGNHCDMNHHRSINGDEIIYYLKTLKRSAPIRYAEVSMSNGFGLRLIYKWIGISFLQLQRENIMNHLETNGSETKIMTMELDVYQQSNEANYDEFLSRLSKQRRADAENKSVAPTLPLPLLNKPSPNIKEIKSPAENSKMMDSKTQDIAQKMFPGNKSNVVQTELSKCKDVKIPKEEPSIKTPSIININNLDDFVPDDELDKSFLEDAGHGDIIVKTPKETELNSDESDDDCGNPMVAGYQADVDPDDFTPDIARIKIEKNNIESNDIDNWSSIQNTTRPRPEGGEDEESKPHVDGLSNVATKKVKEKKVKSKSEKKNKKKTNNPKSEYENLECFLNDE from the exons atgttttcaacaTTGAAACGTTTGGCAAACAAAACAGTAGATAAAGATACAACTGTTAATACCACTACTCATCCAAAATCATTATCTCAGGATTTACAACGTTCTTTTTCTAaaggaatacaatataatt tgaaattagttattaaaggAGATAGAAATGTTGGTAAGACTTGTCTATGGAACCGTCTACAAGGAAAGCCATTTCTAGCAAATTATGAAGAAACAGATGAAATCCAA gttGCTCATATTCAATGGAATTATAAGAACACCGAAGACATAGTAAAAGTTGAGGTGTGGGATGTAGTTGATAAAGGAAAAAGAAGACCGTTAACGTCTTCAAAGTCATGTGATGTCCTAAAAACTGAGCAtgataaagttaaattatctCCTGTACCGATAGAAGATACTCCAGTTCTGGATGCCGAACTAGTTGATGTTTACCGTCGTACAAATGGTGTCTTATTAGTGTTAGATATCACTAAAAgatg GACATTggattatgtatacaatgaaCTACCTAAAATTCCTGATAATATTCCAGTATTAGTATTAGGAAACCATTGTGATATGAATCATCATCGAAGTATCAATGGAGatgaaatcatttattatttgaagacACTAAAGag gagTGCACCTATTCGATATGCTGAAGTCTCAATGTCAAATGGTTTTGGTTTACggctaatttataaatggattggtatttcatttttacaacTTCAAcgtgaaaatataatgaatcatTTAGAAACAAATGgaagtgaaacaaaaattatgactaTGGAATTGGATGTTTACCAACAGAGTAATGAAGCAAATTACGATGA atttttatctaGATTATCTAAACAACGTAGAGCTGATGCAGAGAACAAATCAGTGGCCCCAACTTTACCTTTgcctttattaaataaaccatcacctaatataaaagaaataaaatctccggctgaaaattcaaaaatgatgGATTCAAAAACACAAGATATTGCGCAAAAAATGTTTCCTGGAAATAAGTCTAATGTAGTACAAAcagaattaagtaaat gtaaagATGTTAAAATACCTAAAGAAGAACCTAGTATAAAAACACcttcaataataaacattaacaaCTTAGATGATTTTGTCCCTGATGATGAATtagataaatcatttttagaaGATGCAGGTCATGGggatataattgttaaaacacCTAAAGAAACAGAGTTAAATTCTGATgaaag cgaCGATGACTGTGGAAATCCAATGGTTGCAGGTTATCAAGCTGATGTAGATCCTGATGATTTTACACCAGATATTGCTAgaataaag attgaaaaaaacaacattgaGTCAAATGATATTGATAATTGGTCGTCTATTCAAAATACTACAAGACCAAGACCAGAAGGTGGAGAAGACGAAGAATCAAAACCACATGTAGATGGATTAAGTAATGTTGCTACTAAAAag gtaaaagaaaaaaaagtcaagagtaaaagtgaaaaaaagaataaaaagaaGACTAATAATCCTAAATCTGAGTATGAGAACTTGGAATGTTTTTTGaatgatgaataa
- the LOC113548239 gene encoding rab-like protein 6 isoform X2: MFSTLKRLANKTVDKDTTVNTTTHPKSLSQDLQRSFSKGIQYNLKLVIKGDRNVGKTCLWNRLQGKPFLANYEETDEIQVAHIQWNYKNTEDIVKVEVWDVVDKGKRRPLTSSKSCDVLKTEHDKVKLSPVPIEDTPVLDAELVDVYRRTNGVLLVLDITKRWTLDYVYNELPKIPDNIPVLVLGNHCDMNHHRSINGDEIIYYLKTLKRSAPIRYAEVSMSNGFGLRLIYKWIGISFLQLQRENIMNHLETNGSETKIMTMELDVYQQSNEANYDEFLSRLSKQRRADAENKSVAPTLPLPLLNKPSPNIKEIKSPAENSKMMDSKTQDIAQKMFPGNKSNVVQTELSKDVKIPKEEPSIKTPSIININNLDDFVPDDELDKSFLEDAGHGDIIVKTPKETELNSDESDDDCGNPMVAGYQADVDPDDFTPDIARIKIEKNNIESNDIDNWSSIQNTTRPRPEGGEDEESKPHVDGLSNVATKKVKEKKVKSKSEKKNKKKTNNPKSEYENLECFLNDE, encoded by the exons atgttttcaacaTTGAAACGTTTGGCAAACAAAACAGTAGATAAAGATACAACTGTTAATACCACTACTCATCCAAAATCATTATCTCAGGATTTACAACGTTCTTTTTCTAaaggaatacaatataatt tgaaattagttattaaaggAGATAGAAATGTTGGTAAGACTTGTCTATGGAACCGTCTACAAGGAAAGCCATTTCTAGCAAATTATGAAGAAACAGATGAAATCCAA gttGCTCATATTCAATGGAATTATAAGAACACCGAAGACATAGTAAAAGTTGAGGTGTGGGATGTAGTTGATAAAGGAAAAAGAAGACCGTTAACGTCTTCAAAGTCATGTGATGTCCTAAAAACTGAGCAtgataaagttaaattatctCCTGTACCGATAGAAGATACTCCAGTTCTGGATGCCGAACTAGTTGATGTTTACCGTCGTACAAATGGTGTCTTATTAGTGTTAGATATCACTAAAAgatg GACATTggattatgtatacaatgaaCTACCTAAAATTCCTGATAATATTCCAGTATTAGTATTAGGAAACCATTGTGATATGAATCATCATCGAAGTATCAATGGAGatgaaatcatttattatttgaagacACTAAAGag gagTGCACCTATTCGATATGCTGAAGTCTCAATGTCAAATGGTTTTGGTTTACggctaatttataaatggattggtatttcatttttacaacTTCAAcgtgaaaatataatgaatcatTTAGAAACAAATGgaagtgaaacaaaaattatgactaTGGAATTGGATGTTTACCAACAGAGTAATGAAGCAAATTACGATGA atttttatctaGATTATCTAAACAACGTAGAGCTGATGCAGAGAACAAATCAGTGGCCCCAACTTTACCTTTgcctttattaaataaaccatcacctaatataaaagaaataaaatctccggctgaaaattcaaaaatgatgGATTCAAAAACACAAGATATTGCGCAAAAAATGTTTCCTGGAAATAAGTCTAATGTAGTACAAAcagaattaa gtaaagATGTTAAAATACCTAAAGAAGAACCTAGTATAAAAACACcttcaataataaacattaacaaCTTAGATGATTTTGTCCCTGATGATGAATtagataaatcatttttagaaGATGCAGGTCATGGggatataattgttaaaacacCTAAAGAAACAGAGTTAAATTCTGATgaaag cgaCGATGACTGTGGAAATCCAATGGTTGCAGGTTATCAAGCTGATGTAGATCCTGATGATTTTACACCAGATATTGCTAgaataaag attgaaaaaaacaacattgaGTCAAATGATATTGATAATTGGTCGTCTATTCAAAATACTACAAGACCAAGACCAGAAGGTGGAGAAGACGAAGAATCAAAACCACATGTAGATGGATTAAGTAATGTTGCTACTAAAAag gtaaaagaaaaaaaagtcaagagtaaaagtgaaaaaaagaataaaaagaaGACTAATAATCCTAAATCTGAGTATGAGAACTTGGAATGTTTTTTGaatgatgaataa